One Lachnospiraceae bacterium C1.1 genomic region harbors:
- a CDS encoding MerR family transcriptional regulator, protein MSYLISEVAEMMGLSPSTLRYYDKEGLLPNVKRVNGIRVFEDEDFEWLKLLNCLKNTGMPIKKIKEYVELQKLGEESLEERYKLIKDQREYVKNQIEQLKYYMQELDFKDWYYRTAMEKGEAAVREMLKDSEKFETSDLKKPLS, encoded by the coding sequence ATGTCGTATTTGATTTCGGAAGTTGCAGAGATGATGGGGCTTTCACCATCTACACTCAGATACTATGATAAAGAAGGTCTTCTGCCAAATGTGAAGCGTGTCAATGGTATCCGGGTATTTGAAGATGAAGATTTCGAATGGCTGAAACTGCTTAACTGTCTTAAAAATACGGGCATGCCAATAAAGAAAATTAAAGAATATGTAGAACTTCAAAAGCTTGGAGAGGAGTCACTTGAGGAGCGTTATAAGCTGATCAAAGACCAGAGGGAATATGTTAAGAATCAGATCGAACAGCTTAAATATTATATGCAGGAGCTTGATTTCAAAGACTGGTATTACAGAACAGCTATGGAAAAAGGTGAGGCAGCGGTCAGGGAAATGCTCAAGGATTCTGAGAAATTTGAAACGTCAGATCTGAAAAAACCTTTAAGCTAA
- a CDS encoding serpin family protein encodes MKKIIVMGLLGVIALCIWGCSSSKNNSQAVGKGEASDSSAEASSEAQSSEAVETEASAESTEASDASEEGGRDSAELAEAESMDDSIKNAVNSFNWKLYKAAGDENIFYSAYSIESALAMTDLGADGETKSAMESVLGIEDLESFEQQYKLFRDKETSETAKLTTANSIWIDKSLTLADNAETDFLKPAEFYFGGELKTVDFKNGTDAVKSEITEWVNEKTENLIEGYESQADSDTVADILNAVYFYGEWQDKFSADNTFKEDFNGSSEKSSVDMMHLDDGYFRYLDDKDGVTGLAVPYSNSNFEMDIFMSSDESSDISKVFTGDNADGIFEALDSAEETEVEFALPKFTMDLKFDGLKKALSDMGMEVAFSENADFSKIAENLMISDIAHQAKIEVDEEGSRAAAVTEEIMKVTSAMPMEKAEFKVNRPFLFVIRDKESGVIVFTGRVNNL; translated from the coding sequence ATGAAAAAGATTATTGTAATGGGTTTACTTGGTGTGATCGCACTTTGCATTTGGGGATGCAGTTCTTCAAAGAATAATTCTCAGGCAGTAGGAAAAGGAGAGGCATCTGATAGTTCAGCAGAGGCATCTTCTGAAGCTCAAAGCAGCGAGGCAGTTGAAACGGAAGCATCCGCTGAAAGCACAGAGGCTTCAGATGCATCAGAAGAAGGCGGAAGAGATAGTGCAGAATTAGCAGAGGCAGAAAGCATGGATGACAGTATTAAAAATGCAGTAAATAGTTTTAACTGGAAGTTATATAAGGCAGCGGGTGATGAAAATATCTTCTATTCCGCATACAGTATAGAATCTGCTCTTGCAATGACAGATCTTGGAGCAGATGGCGAGACAAAATCTGCTATGGAATCTGTTCTTGGAATTGAAGATCTTGAAAGCTTTGAGCAGCAGTATAAGCTTTTCAGAGACAAAGAGACCAGTGAAACTGCAAAACTTACTACAGCAAATTCTATATGGATTGATAAGTCTCTGACACTGGCTGATAATGCTGAGACTGATTTCTTAAAACCTGCTGAGTTTTACTTTGGCGGAGAATTAAAGACAGTTGATTTTAAGAATGGTACAGATGCTGTTAAGTCAGAGATTACAGAATGGGTAAATGAAAAGACAGAAAATTTAATTGAGGGATATGAATCCCAGGCAGACAGTGATACAGTTGCGGATATTTTAAATGCTGTATATTTCTATGGTGAATGGCAGGATAAATTTTCCGCTGATAATACATTCAAGGAAGATTTTAACGGAAGTTCTGAAAAGAGTTCTGTGGATATGATGCATTTAGATGATGGCTATTTTAGATATCTTGATGATAAGGACGGGGTTACAGGACTGGCAGTTCCATATAGTAACAGTAATTTTGAGATGGATATCTTTATGAGTTCGGATGAGTCATCAGATATTTCAAAGGTATTTACAGGAGATAATGCTGATGGAATTTTCGAGGCATTGGACAGTGCTGAGGAGACAGAGGTAGAGTTTGCTTTGCCTAAATTTACTATGGATCTTAAATTTGACGGGTTAAAAAAGGCACTTTCAGATATGGGCATGGAAGTTGCCTTCTCTGAAAATGCAGATTTCTCAAAGATTGCTGAAAATCTTATGATCTCAGACATAGCTCATCAGGCAAAGATCGAAGTAGACGAGGAAGGAAGCCGAGCGGCAGCGGTAACAGAAGAGATTATGAAAGTAACTTCCGCAATGCCTATGGAAAAAGCTGAGTTCAAGGTTAACAGACCATTCCTTTTTGTAATAAGGGATAAAGAAAGCGGAGTGATAGTATTTACAGGAAGAGTAAATAATTTATAA
- the rsmI gene encoding 16S rRNA (cytidine(1402)-2'-O)-methyltransferase: MSGQLYLCATPIGNLGDMTERVINCMKEVDIIAAEDTRNSRKLLTHFDIHTPMTSYHEFNKYEKADELVRMLLDGKNIALITDAGTPAISDPGEVLVQKCAEAGIIVTSLPGASAVITALTLSGLSTRRFSFEGFLPRENKDRKIILEEISQDTRTLILYEAPHHLKATLADLYKYFGNRRISLCRELTKKHEDIMRTNLQDAVDYYSEAEPRGEYVLVIEGRSRAEIEAEAAAVFEDMTIEEHVQSYINKGMDKKEAMKQAAKDRGVSKRDIYNALLK; this comes from the coding sequence ATGTCAGGACAGTTATACCTTTGCGCTACTCCGATAGGAAATCTTGGGGATATGACAGAGCGTGTTATAAATTGTATGAAAGAGGTTGACATAATTGCAGCCGAGGATACCAGAAATTCCAGGAAGCTTTTAACCCACTTTGATATACATACCCCAATGACCAGCTATCACGAATTTAATAAATATGAAAAAGCCGATGAGCTTGTAAGGATGCTTCTTGACGGCAAAAATATCGCCCTGATAACGGATGCGGGAACTCCGGCAATATCAGATCCGGGAGAAGTACTGGTTCAGAAGTGCGCTGAGGCCGGGATAATTGTAACATCATTGCCGGGAGCATCGGCGGTAATTACAGCACTCACTCTCTCCGGACTTTCCACAAGAAGATTTTCATTTGAGGGTTTTCTTCCGAGGGAAAATAAAGACAGAAAAATTATCCTTGAGGAAATTTCTCAGGATACAAGAACATTGATCCTTTATGAGGCGCCGCATCATTTAAAGGCGACACTGGCAGATCTTTATAAATATTTTGGAAACCGCAGGATATCGCTTTGCAGGGAACTTACAAAAAAGCATGAGGATATAATGCGTACAAATCTGCAGGATGCTGTGGATTACTACAGCGAGGCGGAGCCCAGAGGTGAATATGTACTTGTGATCGAGGGAAGATCAAGAGCTGAGATCGAGGCTGAGGCAGCGGCAGTTTTTGAAGATATGACCATTGAAGAGCATGTTCAATCGTATATAAATAAGGGAATGGATAAAAAGGAGGCAATGAAACAGGCTGCAAAAGATAGAGGAGTTTCTAAAAGAGATATTTACAATGCTCTTTTAAAATAA
- a CDS encoding tRNA1(Val) (adenine(37)-N6)-methyltransferase, with amino-acid sequence MTEKRTIELKAGERIDDLQRNGYGIIQNPEKFCFGMDAVLLSGFAGVKKGGISIDLGTGTGIIPILMEAKTEGSHFTGLEIQEESADMARRSVELNALEEKIDIVTGDIKEAAKLFKKSSFDTVTTNPPYMTGGKALLNPHEPKAIARHELLCTLEDVVAAASALLKPQGALYMVHRPNRLVGIFEMMRKYRIEPKRMKMIHPFADKPANMVLIEGRRGGGEQLTVEEPLIIYKEAGKYTDEIYDIYGY; translated from the coding sequence ATGACGGAGAAAAGAACGATTGAATTAAAAGCCGGTGAGAGGATTGATGACCTTCAGAGAAACGGCTACGGGATTATACAGAATCCGGAAAAATTTTGTTTTGGGATGGATGCTGTACTTTTATCGGGATTTGCCGGCGTAAAAAAAGGCGGAATTTCGATAGATTTAGGAACCGGAACGGGAATCATACCGATCCTTATGGAAGCGAAAACCGAAGGAAGTCATTTTACGGGACTCGAAATCCAGGAAGAAAGTGCTGATATGGCACGAAGAAGCGTTGAATTAAATGCTTTAGAGGAAAAAATAGATATAGTTACCGGGGATATAAAGGAAGCAGCAAAGCTTTTTAAGAAATCATCATTTGATACGGTAACGACAAATCCTCCCTATATGACAGGAGGAAAGGCTCTGCTCAATCCGCATGAGCCCAAGGCGATAGCACGTCATGAGCTTTTGTGCACTCTTGAAGATGTAGTTGCTGCGGCATCGGCGCTTCTAAAACCACAGGGAGCACTTTATATGGTGCACAGACCTAATCGCTTAGTGGGAATTTTTGAAATGATGCGTAAGTACAGGATAGAGCCGAAACGCATGAAAATGATCCACCCTTTCGCGGATAAGCCGGCAAATATGGTTCTTATAGAAGGAAGACGCGGCGGCGGAGAGCAGCTAACAGTTGAAGAACCGCTTATTATATATAAAGAAGCCGGAAAATATACAGATGAAATTTATGATATTTACGGTTATTAA
- a CDS encoding stage 0 sporulation family protein codes for MVKIVCVRFRMAGKIYYFAPGDLDIKRGDNIIVETARGVEFGTAVSDIREISEEEIVSPLKAVIRMADENDVETEKNNRVREREAFKVCQEKIRKHELDMKLIDAEYTFDSNKLLFYFTADGRIDFRELVKDLASVFRTRIELRQIGVRDETKILGGYGICGRPLCCHTYLSDFQPVSIKMAKEQNLSLNPTKISGMCGRLMCCLQNEEETYEELNAALPSIGDIVTDKEEGISGEVQSVNVLRQKVKVLIEQGDEKEVREYEVKNLDFVAHHKKGTSNWAKEKQKKEKDKREKEALKEADIPVEELVEELKEEKQEQQPQKNQKNQNRNNQKKADKNRDKSQNRDQNKNQDKNSGNNQDRSQEKNPEKNQDKNNNRRNFDKKPKKNFDKNQRFDKEKRDGGNNFKNKKQKKDNNTEKPSKISENDGEKND; via the coding sequence ATGGTTAAGATAGTATGTGTAAGATTCCGCATGGCCGGAAAAATATATTATTTCGCGCCGGGTGATCTTGATATAAAAAGGGGAGACAATATAATAGTTGAAACTGCAAGGGGTGTTGAATTCGGAACAGCGGTTTCAGATATCAGGGAAATTTCCGAGGAAGAAATAGTTTCCCCTCTTAAGGCAGTTATAAGAATGGCTGATGAGAATGACGTTGAAACGGAAAAAAATAACCGGGTAAGAGAGCGTGAAGCTTTTAAGGTATGTCAGGAGAAGATCCGCAAACATGAGCTTGATATGAAACTTATCGATGCAGAGTATACTTTTGACAGCAATAAACTTCTCTTTTACTTTACAGCAGATGGAAGAATTGACTTTAGAGAGCTTGTAAAGGATCTTGCAAGTGTATTCAGGACAAGAATTGAATTAAGACAGATAGGTGTCCGTGATGAGACCAAGATCTTAGGCGGATATGGTATCTGCGGAAGACCGCTCTGCTGTCACACATACCTTTCTGATTTCCAGCCGGTTTCAATAAAAATGGCGAAGGAACAGAATCTTTCACTCAATCCTACAAAGATATCCGGTATGTGCGGAAGACTCATGTGCTGCCTGCAGAATGAAGAGGAAACTTATGAAGAGCTGAATGCTGCCCTTCCTTCAATAGGCGATATTGTTACTGATAAGGAAGAGGGTATTTCCGGAGAAGTACAGTCTGTTAATGTTTTGCGACAGAAGGTAAAGGTTCTGATCGAGCAGGGTGATGAAAAAGAGGTCAGGGAATACGAGGTTAAGAATCTTGATTTTGTAGCTCATCATAAAAAAGGCACTTCAAACTGGGCAAAGGAAAAGCAGAAAAAAGAAAAAGATAAGAGAGAGAAAGAGGCTCTGAAGGAAGCTGATATTCCTGTGGAGGAGCTTGTGGAAGAGCTTAAGGAAGAAAAGCAGGAGCAGCAGCCTCAGAAGAATCAGAAAAACCAGAATAGAAATAACCAGAAGAAAGCTGATAAAAACAGAGATAAGTCCCAGAACAGGGATCAGAATAAAAATCAGGATAAGAACTCTGGAAACAATCAGGATAGAAGCCAGGAAAAAAATCCGGAAAAGAACCAGGATAAAAATAATAACAGGCGAAACTTTGATAAGAAGCCAAAGAAGAATTTTGACAAGAATCAGCGTTTTGATAAAGAAAAACGGGATGGCGGCAATAACTTCAAAAATAAGAAGCAAAAGAAGGACAATAATACTGAGAAGCCAAGCAAGATAAGTGAAAATGACGGAGAAAAGAACGATTGA
- the holB gene encoding DNA polymerase III subunit delta', translating to MSSFYDIIGQQTAVNFLQGAIREKRVSHAYIFDGQPMSGKRTLARIFAETLLCEEGGDNPCGHCHSCAMAKSGNHPDIITVSHEKPATLSVGEIRQQLVGDIGIKPYTGRKKVYIVPDASLMNPQAQNALLKTLEEPPHYAVIILLTDNEMKLLPTLRSRSVTLKMRPVSEKLIEDYLKNKGEISERQAKIAAAFSGGSLGRAKALIEDEAFEGLKNEILRVVEGITKFSFTDINDSIKKASEYKDRINDYLDMLLLFMRDVLYTKAAGDDAKIVFSGEELLIGTKAKTMSYEKINTVMEEINTVRSRLTSNVNFDMTMELLFLTMKGNRENG from the coding sequence ATGTCGTCGTTTTATGATATAATTGGGCAGCAGACAGCTGTAAATTTCCTTCAGGGAGCAATAAGGGAAAAGAGAGTTTCCCATGCATATATTTTTGATGGACAGCCGATGTCCGGGAAAAGAACACTTGCAAGAATCTTTGCAGAGACTCTTCTTTGTGAAGAGGGAGGAGATAATCCCTGCGGTCATTGTCATTCCTGTGCAATGGCTAAAAGCGGAAATCATCCGGATATCATCACTGTAAGTCATGAGAAGCCGGCAACATTAAGTGTTGGAGAAATAAGGCAGCAGCTGGTTGGGGATATCGGTATCAAACCCTATACGGGAAGAAAAAAAGTCTACATAGTGCCTGATGCATCGTTGATGAATCCTCAGGCACAGAATGCACTCTTAAAAACTTTAGAAGAGCCGCCTCATTATGCGGTGATCATACTTCTTACAGATAATGAGATGAAGCTTTTGCCAACGTTAAGATCAAGATCTGTAACGCTTAAAATGAGACCGGTATCTGAAAAACTTATAGAGGATTATCTGAAAAACAAAGGTGAAATTTCAGAAAGACAGGCAAAAATAGCAGCGGCTTTTTCAGGAGGGTCGCTCGGAAGAGCAAAAGCCCTTATAGAAGATGAAGCCTTTGAGGGCTTAAAAAATGAGATCCTAAGGGTCGTAGAGGGGATAACAAAATTTTCCTTTACGGATATTAATGATTCGATTAAAAAGGCTTCGGAATATAAAGACAGGATAAATGATTATCTCGACATGCTTTTGTTATTTATGAGAGATGTGCTTTATACAAAGGCAGCGGGAGATGATGCAAAAATAGTATTTTCCGGAGAGGAACTACTGATAGGGACTAAGGCAAAGACCATGAGCTATGAGAAGATAAACACAGTCATGGAAGAGATAAATACAGTCAGAAGCAGACTTACGTCAAATGTAAATTTTGATATGACGATGGAACTTCTATTTCTGACGATGAAAGGAAACAGAGAGAATGGTTAA
- a CDS encoding YaaR family protein gives MDIKVNQLQQVKAAEEVKDTQNVSGEDFKFALMSNIGEKDLQERLTLMMNEITMQGEKIKKRKNITDMRKYRSLIKGFMNEVINRSHKFSRENFLDRRGRHRVYGIIRKVDENLDKLAEELMKEEKDNIVVLGLIGEIRGMLIDLLM, from the coding sequence ATGGATATAAAGGTCAATCAATTACAACAGGTTAAAGCTGCAGAAGAAGTTAAGGATACTCAGAATGTTTCGGGTGAAGATTTTAAATTTGCCCTGATGAGTAATATAGGAGAGAAGGATCTGCAGGAAAGACTCACACTGATGATGAATGAAATAACCATGCAGGGTGAGAAGATAAAAAAACGCAAGAATATAACGGATATGAGAAAATACCGGTCTCTCATAAAGGGCTTTATGAACGAGGTAATTAATCGTTCACATAAGTTTTCGAGAGAGAATTTCCTCGACAGGAGAGGCCGTCACAGAGTCTACGGAATAATCCGAAAAGTAGATGAGAATCTGGATAAGCTTGCGGAAGAACTCATGAAGGAGGAGAAGGATAATATCGTTGTGCTCGGACTTATCGGTGAGATAAGGGGCATGCTGATAGACCTTCTGATGTAG
- a CDS encoding guanylate kinase, translating into MANIFVIIGKSSTGKDTVYRELLTDRSLELKNYVSYTTRPMRDGERDGSEYHFVSDEEYLKYRKNKEIIEERCYNTIMGDWHYFTADDGSFEADEDIIMTGTLESYSSLKAYFGIEKVKPVFIDCADRSRLMRAIAREDKREIPQYKEMCRRFVSDSDDFSEEKIKECGIERIFINEDLKKCVSEISDFIRNEQKRNAD; encoded by the coding sequence ATGGCTAATATATTTGTAATAATAGGGAAAAGTTCCACTGGTAAGGATACTGTTTACAGAGAACTTTTAACGGACAGATCATTAGAGCTTAAAAATTATGTTTCTTATACGACGAGACCTATGAGAGACGGAGAAAGAGATGGCTCTGAATATCATTTTGTCTCGGATGAAGAATACCTTAAATACAGAAAAAATAAGGAAATAATTGAGGAACGCTGTTATAATACTATTATGGGGGATTGGCATTATTTTACGGCTGATGATGGAAGCTTCGAAGCTGATGAAGATATCATAATGACAGGAACCTTAGAGTCATACAGCAGCCTTAAGGCATACTTCGGAATTGAGAAGGTTAAGCCGGTTTTTATCGATTGTGCTGACAGAAGCAGGCTTATGAGGGCTATTGCGAGGGAAGATAAACGTGAGATCCCACAATATAAGGAAATGTGCAGACGTTTTGTTTCCGACAGTGATGACTTTTCAGAAGAAAAAATAAAAGAATGCGGAATTGAGAGAATCTTTATAAATGAAGATCTGAAAAAATGTGTAAGCGAGATTTCGGATTTTATCAGAAATGAGCAGAAGCGGAACGCAGATTAA
- a CDS encoding aminotransferase class I/II-fold pyridoxal phosphate-dependent enzyme, with the protein MYKELKDLSKSDYYPFHMPGHKRQPSKSIFDAAFSFDITEIDDFDNMHHPDGIIKKLQEKMAALFHSEKADILINGSSSGILTAISAAVKRNGKIIMARNSHKSAYNAAFLRNLETVYIYPGYINEYAMNGGIDPRDINDAIENNPDAEAVFITSPTYEGMLSDIKSIADICHENNIPLIVDAAHGAHFGINEEFDGIYGIRTAAEYADVTIISLHKTLPTFTQTAALLYSGNIIDRDLLREFYSIYQTSSPSYLFMAGIDNCIKLLEDEGKDRFSKLIKNLRDIRGEKYEHIKIIGDEVKGRENILAFDGTKLCIASDKMTGRELYDILRSRYHLQAEMAAMDYCLLMTGIMDTDDAFKRLKAALREIDNEISAGKIGNVKSTIKRESGKRFLKPGIAVRIQEALESKSLKYSFEKAEGKTAASWVYAYPPDIPLIVPGEIVSRDLIEEISNMQNEGINIIGAAEGEFRILAR; encoded by the coding sequence ATGTATAAAGAACTTAAAGATTTAAGCAAGTCGGATTATTATCCGTTTCATATGCCGGGACACAAAAGGCAGCCGTCGAAGTCTATCTTCGACGCTGCCTTTTCTTTTGATATCACGGAAATAGATGATTTTGACAATATGCATCATCCTGACGGGATCATAAAAAAGCTTCAGGAAAAAATGGCTGCTCTTTTTCATTCGGAAAAGGCCGACATTTTAATAAATGGTTCTTCATCGGGAATTTTGACTGCGATATCTGCGGCGGTAAAACGTAACGGAAAGATAATAATGGCAAGGAATTCTCATAAAAGTGCATATAATGCAGCTTTTTTAAGGAATTTAGAGACTGTCTATATATACCCGGGATATATAAATGAATATGCCATGAATGGAGGCATAGATCCTAGAGATATAAATGATGCAATAGAAAATAATCCTGACGCGGAAGCTGTATTTATAACTTCGCCTACATACGAGGGAATGCTTTCGGATATAAAATCAATAGCGGATATATGTCATGAGAATAATATTCCTTTGATCGTAGATGCTGCGCACGGAGCACACTTTGGAATAAATGAAGAATTTGACGGTATCTATGGCATCAGGACGGCAGCGGAATATGCAGATGTTACCATAATAAGTTTACATAAAACTCTGCCGACATTTACACAGACCGCAGCGCTGCTTTATTCAGGAAATATAATTGACAGAGATCTCTTAAGAGAGTTTTATTCTATTTATCAGACATCATCACCTTCTTATCTTTTTATGGCGGGGATAGATAACTGTATAAAACTGCTTGAAGATGAGGGCAAAGATAGATTTTCAAAGCTTATAAAAAATCTTAGAGATATCAGAGGAGAAAAATATGAGCATATAAAGATAATCGGTGATGAAGTTAAAGGCAGGGAAAATATATTGGCTTTTGACGGAACTAAGCTCTGTATAGCTTCTGATAAAATGACCGGAAGAGAACTTTATGATATATTAAGGAGTAGATATCATCTGCAGGCGGAAATGGCAGCTATGGATTATTGCCTTTTAATGACGGGAATAATGGATACTGATGATGCATTTAAACGTTTGAAGGCAGCTTTAAGAGAGATAGATAATGAAATTTCAGCAGGGAAGATTGGAAATGTGAAATCGACTATAAAGAGAGAATCCGGAAAAAGATTTTTGAAGCCCGGTATAGCTGTAAGGATACAGGAGGCTTTGGAATCCAAATCCTTAAAATACAGTTTTGAAAAGGCAGAGGGTAAGACCGCAGCTTCATGGGTATACGCATATCCACCGGATATTCCGCTGATAGTTCCCGGCGAGATCGTAAGCCGCGACTTAATAGAAGAAATTTCAAATATGCAGAATGAAGGAATAAATATAATAGGTGCCGCTGAGGGAGAATTCAGGATCTTGGCACGTTAA
- a CDS encoding peptidoglycan binding domain-containing protein, with product MNNRQKSALTRVIVTIVAVLAVVYFAFSIYFIKHFIPGTSINQDKVAFMSVSAVESKFTDEANDFNITITGRNDKSGSIKGSAISLKPVFDGEIEELLSKQNAFSWPIGLVKKTSLSTDSVAEFDDLALETEFNALGFYEGEAEPVDAYISDYTDEGYTVIAEDEGSTLDKTKTLEALRSACGSLIENLDLDEAGCYLRPSIFSDDEKLNETAQNLNQYVTSKITYTFGDETEYLDGETIKDWLSVDGTSVSLDRAKAKEYVDTLARAHDTFGVSRSFKKTSGETITVSGGDYGWWMDRPSTVDELVAAINSGKQGEMVPVYFSTAQCYGDNDIGDTYVEVDLDNQHVYCYVSGNLVTQTDCVSGKVSTGNFTPDGTYAITYKEQDATLVGETYSSPVKYWMPFNGNIGLHDASWRSSFGGSIYLTGGSHGCVNLPSSAAKKIFENVHKGEAVVVYGGKQSVPKQEPTEEELQQQLLEQLMQQMTDAAAAGATGVTDTTVAADGSTTTVDGGAADGSANTENQAE from the coding sequence ATGAATAATAGGCAAAAATCAGCGCTTACGCGTGTAATTGTAACTATTGTTGCCGTTCTTGCGGTAGTTTATTTTGCTTTTTCGATTTATTTTATTAAGCACTTTATTCCGGGAACCAGTATAAATCAAGATAAAGTTGCATTTATGAGTGTTTCTGCCGTAGAGTCAAAATTTACGGATGAGGCAAATGATTTTAATATTACAATAACAGGAAGAAATGATAAATCAGGATCGATCAAAGGCTCTGCCATATCACTTAAACCTGTTTTTGATGGCGAAATTGAAGAACTTTTGTCGAAACAGAATGCTTTTTCATGGCCGATAGGCCTGGTAAAGAAAACATCGCTTTCTACTGATTCGGTAGCAGAATTTGATGATCTCGCTCTTGAGACGGAATTCAATGCACTTGGATTTTACGAGGGAGAAGCAGAACCAGTCGATGCATATATAAGTGATTATACAGATGAGGGTTATACAGTTATAGCCGAAGACGAGGGATCTACACTTGATAAGACCAAGACTTTAGAGGCTTTACGATCGGCATGCGGTTCACTCATTGAAAATCTAGATCTTGATGAGGCAGGCTGCTATTTAAGACCTTCTATTTTTTCAGACGATGAAAAACTTAACGAGACAGCCCAGAATCTAAATCAGTATGTTACAAGTAAGATAACTTATACTTTTGGAGATGAGACAGAGTACCTCGATGGAGAGACTATCAAGGACTGGCTTAGTGTTGATGGAACATCTGTAAGCCTTGACAGGGCAAAGGCTAAAGAGTACGTCGATACACTTGCAAGAGCCCATGATACTTTTGGAGTAAGCCGTTCATTCAAGAAGACATCCGGAGAGACTATAACGGTTTCCGGCGGTGATTATGGATGGTGGATGGATCGTCCTTCAACTGTTGATGAGCTTGTAGCAGCAATAAACAGCGGCAAACAGGGAGAAATGGTTCCTGTATATTTCAGTACAGCGCAGTGTTACGGAGATAATGATATCGGTGATACTTACGTTGAAGTAGACCTCGATAATCAGCATGTATATTGTTATGTTTCCGGAAATCTTGTAACACAGACTGACTGTGTATCCGGAAAGGTTTCAACAGGTAATTTTACACCTGATGGTACTTATGCGATCACTTACAAAGAGCAGGATGCTACTCTTGTAGGAGAAACTTATTCATCACCTGTTAAATACTGGATGCCATTTAATGGAAATATCGGACTCCATGATGCAAGTTGGAGAAGTTCCTTTGGAGGAAGTATATATCTCACAGGAGGTTCTCATGGATGCGTAAATCTTCCAAGTTCGGCAGCAAAGAAGATTTTTGAAAACGTACACAAGGGAGAGGCTGTAGTCGTCTATGGCGGAAAGCAGTCTGTACCTAAGCAGGAGCCTACAGAAGAAGAACTTCAGCAGCAGCTTTTAGAGCAGCTCATGCAGCAAATGACTGATGCAGCAGCAGCCGGGGCTACAGGAGTTACAGATACAACAGTGGCTGCAGATGGCAGCACTACTACTGTGGATGGCGGAGCTGCAGATGGCTCAGCTAATACTGAAAATCAGGCGGAATAA
- a CDS encoding glycosyltransferase family 2 protein, whose product MADKFENVTILLPAMDETYSLRETVDTIARTCNKEDLAEFIILLCDRTSAESRKVAEELVEEYKGNIPLYIHDQKLPFVGGAIREGIQLAKGSHVVMMSSDLETDPNIIQKFIYLSKKYPNRIVTASRWKKGGGFKDYNKVKLVCNLIFERAIGIFYFSPLSDLTYAYRIFPTKLMQNIIWEELKHPFFLETALKPLRLGVKFVEVPAHWTARTEGVSQNSFFANFKYFKTAWHNRFIKKSKILRRSNV is encoded by the coding sequence ATGGCTGATAAGTTTGAAAATGTTACAATACTGCTTCCTGCCATGGATGAAACCTATTCATTAAGGGAAACAGTAGATACAATAGCAAGAACCTGTAATAAAGAGGATCTTGCAGAATTTATTATTTTACTCTGTGACAGAACCAGTGCAGAATCAAGAAAAGTTGCAGAGGAACTTGTTGAAGAATATAAGGGTAATATTCCTCTCTATATACACGATCAGAAGCTTCCTTTTGTTGGAGGGGCGATCAGAGAGGGAATACAGCTTGCAAAGGGTTCGCATGTTGTTATGATGTCATCTGACCTTGAGACTGATCCTAATATTATTCAGAAGTTTATTTATCTGTCAAAGAAATATCCAAACAGGATCGTAACGGCTTCGAGATGGAAAAAAGGCGGCGGATTCAAGGATTATAATAAGGTAAAGCTTGTATGTAATCTGATATTTGAGAGAGCGATAGGAATATTTTATTTTTCACCGCTTTCTGATCTTACATATGCATATAGAATTTTTCCGACAAAGCTTATGCAGAATATAATATGGGAAGAACTTAAACATCCTTTCTTCCTTGAAACAGCGCTTAAACCGCTTCGTCTGGGTGTAAAATTCGTTGAAGTTCCGGCTCACTGGACAGCAAGAACTGAGGGAGTATCACAGAACAGCTTTTTTGCGAATTTTAAATATTTTAAGACCGCCTGGCATAATAGATTTATAAAGAAATCAAAAATATTACGGAGATCTAATGTTTAA